A portion of the Citrobacter rodentium NBRC 105723 = DSM 16636 genome contains these proteins:
- a CDS encoding PTS sugar transporter subunit IIB — MKIMAVCGSGLGSSFMVEMNIKKVLKKMDIEAEVEHADLSSATSGAADLFVMAKDIAASASVPEAQLVVINNIIDINELEAQLRAWFAKQ, encoded by the coding sequence ATGAAAATTATGGCGGTTTGCGGCTCCGGCCTTGGCAGCAGTTTTATGGTCGAAATGAATATTAAAAAAGTACTTAAGAAAATGGATATAGAAGCGGAAGTGGAACATGCCGATCTCTCTTCCGCAACGTCCGGCGCCGCCGATCTGTTTGTTATGGCGAAAGATATCGCCGCCAGCGCCAGCGTGCCCGAGGCTCAACTGGTGGTGATTAATAACATTATAGATATCAATGAACTTGAAGCGCAGCTGCGCGCCTGGTTCGCTAAACAATAA